The Lepeophtheirus salmonis chromosome 3, UVic_Lsal_1.4, whole genome shotgun sequence genomic interval GATGGGGAAAACtgcatgaaatatatattgtctcAATGTCTACAAGTCGAAACAAAGGAAATTAATTgtccataataataaaaatagacaaaattggGCCAcacttttgtatatatgtactacACCGTTTTTCGTTGTTTTTCTTAGAATAGATTTTAGTTGGACAAAACAACTTACTTGAGTCCTGATATAACAAGTGTTAGAAGAAATTTGACTATctctagtatatatataagaacaatttattcatttatataatatgtaatatataagtTTCATATGTGACtcaaaaagatttaaagtaGGATATAACTTTAAGATTGTGCCAAGACACGGGAGTAAAAAGAAATGAGATTAAAAAAGTTGTAAGGTCATATACACAGCGCTTTCTAAATTTTACATCTGCATTACAGACGATATGTAAAACtacaacttatatttaataaggaATAATAACGTGTTATgtccttttataataatacatattcacAATAGGACAACAATAGCAGTCAATGAATCAATCTCTAATGATACAATAATGGCTCTATCATGTTAGTGTTTGAATACATTTTGTAGAATATTATCTTCAacggaaaaataaatcaaaacatttttgttaaaaattgtgtTGCTTGAATCATGCAATCATcagaataaataacaattaacaCTACTTACTTAGGGATTCAATCTCCAATACCTAAGACAAAATTGTTTATATCTGGGATGAGTAGTCTtccttcttctccttttttataatatatgtttataaaagcaACGTAAACTTTCCTTTTGAAAGCCTGACATGAAACTACGGcggttaaataatttttgagccaatttttttattttatcatacgTCACTGTCAGCCGAAAATTTTCTTGAAAGGAGAAAGCATGTAGAGGTCTTtcccaaaatgaaataaatagtgAAAACAAGgagttcttttatttattttcaattaattaaaatcaagatgatattttgcagaattttattgatgatagccaaatatttaatacaagtaATTCATAACAAGGAAAAAGAATAGTAACCAGTACATATTTAACTAGCAAAAGAAGCAAGGAAATAATGAAGAGATTAGAAccccttcttctttttcttcttttgctgTTGATGCCGTCTTTGCTGTTGCCGAGGTCCGACGGAAGGTTGAGGTGTTACTTGAGTTGCAGGACTCTTAGGAGTAGCTTTCTTAGATGAGTAATCAAAGTTATCACTTTGACCTTGGGCAGTTCCTTGAGCACCAGTAAACTTTTCACCTTTGTTTCTTCTTTCCCTCTTTAAATGCTTACGATAGgctattctttcttttttaggaATCCAACGCTCTGGATCTGGCTCAACATTAGGATCATAATTCTTTGgaagtttcttcttcttcttcttgtgttttctttttttgaccaagTCAACATTTTCTTTCTTCGCAACGGGTGATGGAAGTCCTCCAACTTTAGGGACTTTCTTGTTACCACCAAAGAAGGCAGTTGACTCCAATGCATTGACATCTAGAGTTACTTCTTTAAATTCTGGAAGCTTTTTAGATGTTTGCAAGGccttattcaaatcaaattcaGCATAGGCTAAAACTAACTGAGCAAGCAATATATGATCATTAGGATTCGTTTTAAGAAGTTCTTCTAACGATTGGGCAGCAACAGTAAGCTCTCCTCCACAAAGATGAAATTCAGCAGTTTTTTTCCAAACGATCGACATATCTTTGTCAGATTTCTTATTCTTGGAATTATATGCAACTGCTAACTTTAACAGTTTCGCAGCAGATGATCGATCGTTAATAGCCCCATATAAAACTACCATTGAGCTTAACATACCAGTTTTATATTTGATCTCTTCTGGAGCCTTTTCTTCTAAAAGCTTAATGGCACCTTTGAAGTCTTTCTTTTCAAGAAGAAGTTGCACCGATATGAGGAGACGATCCAATTTAAGCACAGAAGTACTCATTAGAATTTTGATAGCTTCATCATATTTACCACTTCTCGATAATACTCCTGCAAGAATTAAATCCTTTTCGTCGTCATTTTTTAGCCCAAAGTTATTGTCCAATTCTTCAATCAAAACTTTACAGGCCTCAATTTGATTAGTATACATTGCCAACAAAGCAGAGTTATAAGCAATGGACCGCCTTTGACTTGAAGTAAGCTTATGCTCCAATCCTTCCACTGTAGCAGCTTTGATACGTTTACGAGAGTCGAAAATATTCTGATCCTTGTTAAGGGTAATAAGATTGTTGGATGCAACTGCTACGAGACCAATGTCAGAAGGCTTAGTTTTCAAAACTTGATTATACAAGACCTGAGCCTCTTTAACTTTCCCTTGCAACTGGAGAGCAAATCCCATTTGAACATTGATAATTCCCGTTTCTTTTTGAAGCTCATCCTCATCAATATCCTCGTACTCCTCCTTTAATAATGCTTTACACATTGACTCCGcctttttaagacatttttcgGCCTCAGAATACTTATCATCCGCAATGTAACAACATCCCttattataaatcaattcaTAAGAGTCATCACTTTCTCTCTTAGAGACAGATCCAGGTGAATTAAAGACCTTAACAGCACAAATGTTGGCCTCCCTttcagaaataaattcatcCTCTTTTGTAATATCCATGGATTCATAGACGGAGAGTGCTTCTGCATAACGTTCAAGTCGGTACAATATTTGAGCCTCCAGCTCCTTACACTTTAGATCTGGTTTCTTCTcctattaataaacaaaaatgaagttaaTCGTTTGTAATGACAAGCAGCATAAGAGGGGAAAAAGCTAAATTTAAGgataaaatgaacattttaatcGGAAATATTGATGTAcaacaatacatttattttgtggATATACCGAACTGTTTGATGCATAAGGCATTATAGGAATCCACATTAGATTTGATTGATAtggttttgaaatgaaaaatcgTATATCAAAACCCGTATCGTATTAACCATATTATcatgaacttttttatatttattttatctaaaattcaACATTATGAAGCAATTAGCTGGCGTGATGTGCAGAGGTCATTATTGTGTTatgattatagtttttttttttaaatcctctatATGTTTGCTATGAATGGAATGAAGAAACTGTAAATTCACAAAGCATACAAACTTAAGctataaatggataaaatatctATAAGCTAAAATACGGATACAATCACTCCTTCGAAATTCAAATTTGAGGGTATACATATTAACagaaggtaaatatatattgcacatAAAGCAActtcaagtcatttttttatgattgcaATGGTGcaataaaactaaaaagaagTGATTGCTCAATATATTAGCTAATTAAGGGAAATGATGAATAGATGCACAGATATGCATTAGttcatttgaatattaattgaagGTGATCTCGAATGCCGATAACTTTAGATTGGATTATGGAgtatttaagttataaaaagagTATTGCTAGCGTGGTATAACGGTAGTAATGCCAAAGGGTAAACATATGTTCATGGACATACTAATAGCCACAAGCTCACAACCACAACTTTAcacacgaaaaaaaaagaaaaactgtcaTCTGCATtccaaatgaaagaaaaaaaatctgaaaaatgaaagaTGGAATATCCATGGGATTAGCCGATTAGGAAAGACCCAACAACCTTTTTGAGCGACTCCAGAGCCTCGTTGGGTCGATTGAGTCGGTAGAAGACATAGGACTTATGGAAAATAAGTTCCCCATATTTCCTCTCCTGCGAATCCATAAACTTGAGGGCATCTTCAAAGCGTTCTAAACGAATCAGCGCCACAATGACGGACATGTAAGCTTCGTATTCATCCGGATTCAAGTTGAGAATCTTATGAGCCGTAGAAAGAGCTTTTTCATATTCTCCAAGAGAACCATACTTGGCCAAATCCCCATAGAGACTCCCCAATCGATCCTTTTCCGTTGGATTCTCCTTCATCACGGAACTGGATTCTATTTACACGAGAATGAACCAAGTTAGCAGTCGACACGtcaattcataaaaaagaaaccgagtGCTTTTGTTAGTGATGAAACGGGGCAATTCATACGATTCGGTCATCATTTTGAAAGTTAAGGACCGAATGGGCCCGCCTTCAAAAGGAACCAATGGAAAGAGCTTTAGAATTGAGACCTCTTTCCCCCCTCTTTTTCGACACTTTCTTTTCTGGAGTTGGTTTTCTcccataaatatacaaaatataagtaggttaaatcctttttgaaattttatataataatatgaaatgtatatattatgtagtgaATGTGTGAGGGAGGAAGGGGGgagaatgtaaataaaataaaataaaagagaaaagaaagatTGTAGAGGATTTGATTGGCTATTGTAAATAGTGGCGGCGTGCGTGTTGAGGTAGCGTAGGTAGGCTGAGTgtgtgagagagagagagaagaagtgAGAGTGGAGAAGCGAGAAAGGGAGAAGAAGTGAGAACTCGCAGTTGTATCTCTGCTTGCTTCACGTTTTGACAGATTCCCTTTAAACTTCTTTGGTCTAGGTTCTCTGATATAGAGTATGTCGAGAGGTGCTCAAGTTATTTGAATACAGTACCCACCCATTCCGTTTGAAGGCAAGCATATTCTGCTTGAGAGTCCAAATTTTGGCCGTCATCGTCGTCGTTGTGACCCTGGTGAGTATTGGGGCTAGTTACTTGTATTTAGAAAGACAGGGAATATGAAAAGTGACATAGCGAGGAAGTGAGTGATTGTGGGGGAGGGGGTAAAGGGAGTAGTGGAGAGTGATCCTCTGCCTTCCTCCCACCCCCACCCCCTTGCCTCCTCTCGAGTCCTGTCATGTCCTCTTGGTGGGAGTAGAGTAGGCCCCCTTTCTCCCTCCCGCCCCCCTTTGCTTGATTACATTTTTGGCGCATTTTTTAGTGTGTGACGAGTAAAGAGATCGAATTGATCCGACTTGCTTGATGATTGATGATGATGCCAAGTTCAAGTAAAGCTCCTTTAACAGCTCTTGCTCCTCCATTTCCAGACTCACATTTCCTCCTCTCTCTAAATCCTCCTTACTACCCATgtccaccaccaccaccaccaccaccacatCATCCACATCCACCACTCATGACGCTTCATCCTCCTCGTCATCCTCATCGGAATCCTCCTCGTCCGACAAAGCTTCGTCCCTCTTCCAGCATCACCACCATGGAGGCACTCCAAACGTCTCTCTCACTATCCGCATGGTCATGAATGGAAAAGAAGTGGGCTCCATCATTGGAAAAGGAGGAGAAATTATCAATTCTATCCGCGAAGCATCCGGTGCAAAGATTCACATCTCAGATGGATCCGTGCCTGAACGGATTGTTACCATCACTGGTACCACAGAGGCCATCTACAAGTCTTTCAAACtcatttgtaaaaagtttgaagagGATCGAGATCCCAAGCCTCCCATCACACTACGACTCATTGTACCCGCTTCACAGTGTGGCTCTCTTATTGGAAAAGGCGGATCCAAGATTAAGGAAATGCGGGAAATAAGTGGAGCCTCCATTCAAGTGGCCTCAGAAATGCTCCCTAACTCGACGGAAAGGGCTGTTACAGTCTCAGGCACGAAGGAAGCCATCACGCAATGCATTCTTCATGTCTGTTGTGTTATGTTAGAAACTCCTCCGAAAGGCTCTACCATTCCCTACCATCCTAAAACCGCAAACGCAAGAAACTCAACGCCCATGCGAGACGCAGCGCAAAGCCATCCCCTAGCATCACTTCTTACTCCTTCTCTCATGGCGATCGCCTCTCTACTAAGGCACAAAGCTCCTGTAGATGACAATAATAGAAATACTACATCCTTCGAAATGTCGATTCCTAATGATTCCATCGGCTGTATCATCGGAAAAGGAGGCTCTAAAATAGCAGAAATTCGACACTTGTCTAACGCCATGATTCGGATTTCTAAAAGTAGTGAGTCCGATTCTGAGAAGGAGCGCCTTATTACAATTACTGGCAGTCCAGAAGCAGTCTCCTTAGCAAAATCTCTCATCAATATGGCTCTCGATCTTCACAAAAATGATCAGGGTGCCGCACTCAATTTGGGTTTACTACTCTCTAAACCCGAAACGCTAACAGCTCTTACAAGCTTGGCGTCTCTCACATCTATTGGAGGAAGTCTACTTGGTAATCTCGTATCCAATGGAAGTCCAAATAATGGTGGCGGGAATATGTTGGTGGGACAAGTTACGGGTGCGCATCGATCAAGAAATAGTGCAAGTGGAGGAAGTACTTCATCAAGCTCTGGATCTCGCAGCAGCAGGAACGAAGATGATCGTGGAAGGGAGTCAAAACGGTCTAAATTTGCTCCctattaaagtatataatacaataGAGAATAACTCaacaacagttaaaaaataaataagaaatattattaaaatatatagttagaTTTATGAAGTCAAATAcgtgtgtatgtatgtagtttggacatacatataagtatttttttttttttctttcttttttcccctccttccttataaaaagtaataagtaaCTAAGCAAGTGGCAGCatgtacaaagaaaaaaagagaaatttttcgtttttatccttctttaaaatcaaatttgttgttttcagttaaataaattgtttaaataaattttattattatttagtcaagaaatttatgttgaaattatcattattatctaatttataattttatgtgactaaattatcaaatattaataataataaagttatatgaTATTCGTTTCTGCCATCATTTTATTCTCCAACTactatgtatgtacgtacattcATTATCTCAAATGAAATGAGCACTCCCTGGTTTCATATATTATCTAAGTGCCGAGTAGAAATTTATTCACATTCTCGTAATGttgtatgaatataagaaaCTTGAAAAAAGAGTCTTGTCCCTGGTGTTTTTCTCCCTTCCCAagcttaaaagaaaaaaagaagggctTCAGCAGGAAAGAACGAGTGTAGTACCGTTTATTTAggcctttccttttttttttggttaaaaaatggGCTTTCTTTTTCTGCATCATGTTGAGAgaagatttattctttttgctTTCCAAACTAACTCATGGTATGTAAATTGTAATACCATGAATTCATATTAATAGTTGTCATTTATCTACTTCATCAACGGCCATTAAAACTGAAcggctattattttattctttgtacTTGCTCTTCTTGGCATTTTCACGGTTTTTGGCAAAGTGCTACACAATACCATCTTAAGTGTCTGAAGATGTATATAATTGCCTTGCATATCACATATACCTGTGGATAAAAATGTCCTATctggatattttaattatttctcagGGGATGATAAAGAACAATTTCTactctttaaaatttatgtaattagtaaattaaagaTTTGCCTGATAGAACATTGTTTCTTAATCTACTAATGAGGATAAGCAGAACGTGAACACAGTAGtcataaatcttcttttttttaaatttgattagatataacatacattttatagtaAAGCACCAATATGTACAACATAAAATCGcgagaaattattatattgaactcaatgtgtgtaggtttgaTTCATGGTCGCCTTTAGACAAGGAAATAATCTACATTATGCAGATGGACTTCAAAGAtcattcctaggtcagatggagatGTTGtgatactataatgtttacctaTGCTTGATCggtgtaactccatctgactgATTAAAGGAACGCTTAAAAAAGTTAACTAATGATCTTAACCAGAGCTTATTAGCATTATTGGACGGACAAATTACCCTTTATTCCAACGGCCCtgcattttgatattattttgtaaaggtatttatcataattgtacTCAATTATCTGTGACAATATTATCCATTACAATGTATGACCATCGCTCTTATTCTGACAACtaattattattgcaatactCGTTTTTCTGCACTTTGAGTTACAATTTCCGAAgaactcaatatatatatattttctattgataTTGTTAAAGTCCAAACATTCCATATATACGATTTTTTCTGACAATTTCCTTGGCAAAGGATGTGTTCTTTCCTTGATTGCATAACACCCCTTTCTGTAGTATTTTTATGTGTGTCGATTCACTACTACCCTTAttacacatatattatttgtatgtaatattGTTATAGCGATAATATGACTCTTGTAGGACACTTGCcctactttctttttctttattgacTTCTGTGCCACCATTTTTACCTTCTATTCCCTTCTCCCCCCTCCTTCCCCAACTTCTCATAAGAAACAAACTACTGTTGAGGTCACTATGTGGCCTATCCAACTAAACAACATGTTAGCCAGGGAAgtgaaaattgtacaaatcctTGTGAGTATCCATTTAAAAACAAGTATATGCTACTAACCTGCAAGATATTAAGtgctgttattaattatttctatctATTTTGACAATTCTAACGTATTAGTAAGCAAggaaaattatagatattatgTCTTCTATCAAAGTTGCTAAAATTCActtctacttttctttttgatttacactcacgatGATTTTGACAGTTTTCATATCCCTAATGGTAGCatacaaagtatttaaaatagcaaaaaaacatacgttttcaattataaatatcataaaagcTTCTTCCAAGATCTTTTTATAGATGATGTAATGGAATTATATCGGagaaaagtagtttatttgaataattacttAGCCATAGATAGATATATtggttaataatttttattatttatatagaatcattttcaatttgattatagAATCTATGCACGCAATGgctctatgaaaaaaaaaatgattcttttatATCTTCATAGCATGTGTAGTTTGTTACTTTTTGGTTATAAATCCCTTTGATTTCAAATACTATAATTGGTATTAACCAATGAAgttgaagaatataataaaggttgcgttaaataagtaaaaaaccaattattccgacttttctttccaatttttatttagataaagaaaagattttgtttatatcattaaaatctTCTTATGGGAAGTCTGTTTTACTAACctttaagaaaaaattcttACAATTACAAGTAAATGATCCATAAATTGGCGCTTAATGATGCAAGCTCATTTTGaagacatatattattttaaaatatacataattcccccgcaatcttttttttataaataaatatatggaaaaaatgcagaaaaaaattaacctacctgcaaacaaaagcaaaaaaaacaaactgtgCATGCTTCTGTTTTTGCAATAagtatatactataaaatatatttgaacatattgaatacaaataaaattgtgtggtcactttttttaatatatttttgactccTTTTATAATTAGTagtgatgatttattttatccttCGATAATTTTATCTACTAGtactttatatgtacataagcaattattaactttctttttcaagccaaaaataaataaatcacttatatatatatatatatttttttttttagacgtCAGGAGTTATAAATATACTGCATGTAGAAAAAATACTGAGACCTTCCTCTAAGtagttattaaaatactcataattgatcaggatgatgttgtacatagaaaattttatttttaaaattactataacattgcacattaattataaatctggccaccatcagcttcaatgacagcctccaaccgcCTCTGGAATCGCTTTGCACACATGGGCAAaatagtcctttttcatgatcctccgcTAATGgttaacggaggtcttcagggGATCAATATTCTGGTGgcggactttgcaggccttcttctcaatttgccaccaaatggagtaatccagtggattcagatctgggctctgagagggccaaaggttcttggaccagaaaTTCATattgctacccatccactcttgtacaatattagcagtatgggccgGAGCCCCGTCCAGCTGAAATACATACGTGGCCTTGTTGGGCTTCGTAATCGTCTTGGTGATCAATGGTACCACATTTttcttcaacaccatcaagtagtctaaactattcaaaaataattggaatcttaatatttaattacaacaacaCCTATTAAAAGCTATTCTTAGCAgatctcattactttttctacacccggtatagCAGAAGTTAGATACTCGGACTGTGTTATTTATTTACCAGGAATAATTGAATGTACGTACTACTAGGTCGAATCTAATTCAccccttttatatttttgtaaaggacCTTGATATGacctcaattattattatttagacaATCAATAAactctccaaa includes:
- the LOC121114745 gene encoding poly(rC)-binding protein 3; protein product: MSTTTTTTTTSSTSTTHDASSSSSSSSESSSSDKASSLFQHHHHGGTPNVSLTIRMVMNGKEVGSIIGKGGEIINSIREASGAKIHISDGSVPERIVTITGTTEAIYKSFKLICKKFEEDRDPKPPITLRLIVPASQCGSLIGKGGSKIKEMREISGASIQVASEMLPNSTERAVTVSGTKEAITQCILHVCCVMLETPPKGSTIPYHPKTANARNSTPMRDAAQSHPLASLLTPSLMAIASLLRHKAPVDDNNRNTTSFEMSIPNDSIGCIIGKGGSKIAEIRHLSNAMIRISKSSESDSEKERLITITGSPEAVSLAKSLINMALDLHKNDQGAALNLGLLLSKPETLTALTSLASLTSIGGSLLGNLVSNGSPNNGGGNMLVGQVTGAHRSRNSASGGSTSSSSGSRSSRNEDDRGRESKRSKFAPY
- the Srp72 gene encoding signal recognition particle subunit SRP72, with amino-acid sequence MKENPTEKDRLGSLYGDLAKYGSLGEYEKALSTAHKILNLNPDEYEAYMSVIVALIRLERFEDALKFMDSQERKYGELIFHKSYVFYRLNRPNEALESLKKEKKPDLKCKELEAQILYRLERYAEALSVYESMDITKEDEFISEREANICAVKVFNSPGSVSKRESDDSYELIYNKGCCYIADDKYSEAEKCLKKAESMCKALLKEEYEDIDEDELQKETGIINVQMGFALQLQGKVKEAQVLYNQVLKTKPSDIGLVAVASNNLITLNKDQNIFDSRKRIKAATVEGLEHKLTSSQRRSIAYNSALLAMYTNQIEACKVLIEELDNNFGLKNDDEKDLILAGVLSRSGKYDEAIKILMSTSVLKLDRLLISVQLLLEKKDFKGAIKLLEEKAPEEIKYKTGMLSSMVVLYGAINDRSSAAKLLKLAVAYNSKNKKSDKDMSIVWKKTAEFHLCGGELTVAAQSLEELLKTNPNDHILLAQLVLAYAEFDLNKALQTSKKLPEFKEVTLDVNALESTAFFGGNKKVPKVGGLPSPVAKKENVDLVKKRKHKKKKKKLPKNYDPNVEPDPERWIPKKERIAYRKHLKRERRNKGEKFTGAQGTAQGQSDNFDYSSKKATPKSPATQVTPQPSVGPRQQQRRHQQQKKKKKKGF